From Buchnera aphidicola (Nurudea shiraii), the proteins below share one genomic window:
- the tyrS gene encoding tyrosine--tRNA ligase, with amino-acid sequence MTQVNLVYELKKRDLIAHLTSEKKLMSILLNRNISLYCGFDVTADSLHVGHILPLLFLKRFQDAGHKPIVLIGGATSLIGDPSFKTSERKLNPIELIDKWSTSIFNQISLFLDFHCNAFSAKIINNYAWFKDISLLNFLRDIGKYFSVNKMISKDAVKRRINRSDVGISFTEFSYNLLQAYDFSILYKKYNVILQIGGSDQWGNIISGVDLIRRLYKNEVYGLTLPLLTQKNGTKFGKTEQNTIWLDRKKTSPYVFYQYWINTSDCNVQKFLKMFTNLNISEIDEIKHSCNSIELNKSKVFLADYLTNIVHGKEGVKASKRISSCLFYGDLHKMKKSDFFQLEQDGIPSIRISSIRDLQQVLVDSGLASSRTQARNMIASRAISVNYVKQDNVMYVFSNRDILFGKYTLISRGKKYFCLICWIK; translated from the coding sequence ATGACTCAAGTTAACTTGGTATATGAGCTTAAAAAAAGAGATTTGATAGCGCATCTTACTAGTGAAAAAAAATTGATGTCTATACTTTTAAATAGAAATATTTCTTTATACTGTGGTTTTGATGTGACTGCAGATAGTTTACATGTAGGTCATATTTTGCCATTACTTTTTTTAAAGAGATTTCAAGATGCAGGGCATAAGCCTATTGTTTTAATAGGTGGTGCCACTAGTTTAATAGGAGATCCTAGTTTTAAAACTTCTGAAAGAAAGTTGAATCCAATAGAATTGATTGATAAATGGAGTACTTCTATTTTTAATCAAATTTCTTTATTTTTAGATTTTCATTGTAATGCTTTTAGTGCAAAAATAATAAATAATTATGCATGGTTTAAAGACATATCTTTATTAAATTTTTTACGTGATATAGGAAAATATTTTTCTGTGAATAAAATGATTTCTAAAGATGCAGTTAAAAGACGCATTAACCGTTCAGATGTAGGTATTTCATTTACAGAATTTTCGTATAATTTGTTACAGGCTTATGATTTTTCTATTTTATATAAAAAATACAATGTTATTTTACAAATTGGAGGATCAGATCAGTGGGGAAATATTATATCTGGAGTTGATTTAATTCGAAGGTTGTACAAAAATGAAGTATATGGTTTAACATTGCCGTTATTAACTCAGAAAAATGGAACAAAATTTGGAAAAACAGAACAAAATACTATATGGTTAGATAGAAAAAAGACTAGTCCGTATGTGTTTTATCAATATTGGATTAATACATCTGATTGTAATGTACAAAAATTTTTAAAAATGTTTACCAATCTTAATATATCAGAGATAGATGAAATAAAACATTCTTGTAACAGTATAGAATTAAATAAATCTAAGGTATTTTTAGCAGATTATTTAACAAACATAGTTCATGGAAAAGAAGGAGTTAAAGCTTCTAAACGTATATCATCATGTTTATTTTATGGCGATTTACATAAAATGAAAAAATCAGATTTTTTTCAATTAGAGCAGGATGGTATTCCTTCAATTAGAATATCAAGTATTAGGGATTTACAGCAAGTTTTGGTTGATTCTGGTTTAGCCTCTTCTCGTACTCAAGCGAGAAATATGATTGCTTCACGCGCTATTTCTGTTAATTATGTTAAGCAAGATAATGTTATGTACGTTTTTTCAAATCGTGATATTTTATTTGGAAAATACACTTTAATTTCTAGAGGAAAAAAATACTTTTGTTTAATATGTTGGATTAAATAA
- a CDS encoding iron-sulfur cluster assembly accessory protein, which translates to MKKNYYFTLFPKTKTIINPIKGIKISYRAEKQMYKLIKKNKKIGIELIIQNSGCAGMKYHMKLIEKTNLSDIIFVSPTILILINQKFLSILDGTIIDYIKKGINYNFQFKNEKIKDFCGCGESFNI; encoded by the coding sequence ATGAAAAAAAACTATTACTTTACACTATTTCCAAAAACAAAAACCATCATAAACCCAATAAAAGGAATAAAAATAAGTTATAGAGCTGAAAAACAAATGTACAAACTAATAAAGAAGAACAAAAAAATAGGAATTGAATTAATAATACAAAATTCAGGATGTGCTGGAATGAAATACCATATGAAACTAATAGAGAAAACAAACCTTTCTGACATTATATTTGTATCTCCAACAATATTGATACTTATAAACCAAAAATTTTTATCAATATTAGATGGAACGATAATAGATTATATTAAAAAAGGAATAAATTATAACTTTCAATTTAAAAATGAAAAAATTAAAGATTTTTGCGGATGCGGAGAAAGCTTTAACATATAA
- a CDS encoding RnfABCDGE type electron transport complex subunit D: MNYKYIKISNIYKCKSTSNIMLLVVLAMVPGIIMECYYFTIAVLVQILVSVSASILFEVFVLKLRKKNVYFYILDYSSVVTGILLGLSLPVFSPWWISVIGSFFSIVVAKQLYGGLGNNVFNPAMSGYAILLISFPTFMTNWSFQNNLALIDILSIKDIISIIFFTNLKDYFDVLSEFLNLSSFVTQATPLEQMRIDNKNIMLNFSTLSSCYKDMVIYHHWILINISFFIGGLFLLIKKVICWRNSLSVLLSLFLCCSLDFFFFKHSKICPLIQLFLGSTMIGAFFIATDPVTTSITKVGRIIFGIFIGMLIWVIRTYGGYPDAISFSILIANSIVPLLDSYTQSRIYGKQ, from the coding sequence ATGAATTATAAATATATTAAAATTAGTAATATTTATAAATGCAAAAGTACTAGTAATATAATGTTATTAGTAGTATTAGCTATGGTTCCTGGAATTATAATGGAATGTTATTATTTCACAATTGCGGTATTAGTTCAAATACTCGTGTCTGTTTCTGCATCAATATTGTTTGAAGTATTTGTTTTAAAGCTTCGTAAGAAAAATGTGTATTTTTATATTTTGGATTATTCTTCAGTGGTAACTGGAATATTATTAGGGCTTAGTTTGCCTGTATTTTCTCCATGGTGGATTTCAGTTATAGGTTCATTTTTCTCCATTGTAGTTGCTAAGCAACTATATGGGGGTTTGGGAAATAATGTATTTAATCCTGCAATGTCTGGATATGCAATATTGTTAATATCATTTCCTACTTTTATGACTAATTGGTCTTTTCAGAATAATTTAGCTTTGATCGATATACTAAGTATTAAAGATATTATATCAATTATTTTTTTTACTAATTTAAAAGATTATTTTGATGTATTGTCTGAATTTTTGAATTTATCTTCTTTTGTAACTCAAGCTACTCCTTTAGAACAAATGAGAATAGATAATAAAAATATTATGTTGAATTTTTCTACTTTATCTTCATGTTATAAAGACATGGTAATTTATCATCATTGGATATTAATAAATATAAGTTTTTTCATCGGTGGTCTTTTTTTATTGATAAAAAAAGTTATTTGTTGGAGAAATTCTTTGAGTGTTTTATTATCATTATTTTTGTGTTGTTCATTGGATTTTTTCTTTTTCAAGCATAGCAAAATATGTCCATTAATTCAATTATTCTTAGGTAGTACTATGATAGGGGCTTTTTTTATTGCAACCGATCCGGTTACGACTTCTATTACTAAAGTAGGGCGTATAATATTTGGAATATTTATTGGAATGTTAATTTGGGTGATTCGGACATATGGTGGATATCCTGACGCTATATCGTTTTCTATATTAATAGCTAATTCTATCGTTCCTTTACTAGATTCGTATACTCAATCTCGTATTTATGGAAAACAATAA
- the rsxC gene encoding electron transport complex subunit RsxC, producing MFLNKLNSFYGGIDCISMKTDKSSSQLNYLTLPKKFLVLVDKKVVLNKKIVVNLGQTVLRGQILALGLKDIAPIHSPTSGTIVDIYKKQFNFFSNKWFGIIDIKSDGYDKWIHRISTRDYKNLSCNKLIKLIYDSGIIGLGGSGFLSSKKLKCALKSKILHTLVVNAAESEPYITSDDCLIKNFSDEIIQGCQIIKWILKVKRVLIAIEDDKTIAYIAIKKSMQHLPDFNVQKIKRRYPSGSSKQLVKTLFNKEVPLGKHAIDLGIIIFNVATIFSIKRAVLNGEPLTERIVTLSNIDLSFQKNILIKIGTPIDYVSQEYNIDIKRNHCIVGGPITGVIIDDLKFSVLKTSNSILYSKSTFKDNVVERPCIRCTACSDACPISLLPEQLYFYSKSFNHDKSKKYHINECIECGICEQVCPSDIPLLTYFRKEKLKLSEMIFKKNISKKFKKLFMSRQKRLYSSGLMNENIMYSGHILNERNRKNTIKYKLVEKTSLKKMKRVRKKILEASINRAMLKKH from the coding sequence TTGTTTTTAAATAAATTAAATAGTTTTTATGGTGGAATAGATTGTATTTCTATGAAAACTGATAAATCTTCTTCTCAGTTAAATTATTTGACTCTTCCAAAAAAATTTCTTGTTTTAGTGGATAAGAAAGTTGTTTTAAATAAGAAAATTGTAGTTAATTTAGGACAAACAGTTTTGCGTGGTCAAATTTTGGCATTAGGATTAAAGGATATAGCTCCTATTCATTCTCCTACATCTGGAACAATTGTTGACATTTACAAAAAACAATTTAATTTTTTTTCAAACAAATGGTTTGGAATTATTGATATAAAATCAGATGGATATGATAAATGGATTCATCGTATTTCAACACGTGATTATAAAAATTTAAGTTGTAATAAACTTATTAAATTAATTTATGACTCCGGAATTATCGGACTAGGTGGTTCTGGATTTCTTTCTTCTAAAAAATTAAAATGTGCATTAAAATCGAAAATTTTGCATACTTTGGTAGTGAATGCAGCTGAAAGTGAACCATACATTACTTCAGATGATTGTTTAATAAAGAATTTTTCTGATGAGATTATACAAGGATGTCAAATTATTAAATGGATTTTGAAAGTTAAGCGTGTCTTAATTGCTATAGAAGACGATAAAACTATTGCATATATAGCAATAAAGAAAAGTATGCAGCATCTTCCTGATTTTAATGTGCAAAAAATAAAAAGACGATATCCATCTGGTAGTAGTAAACAATTAGTTAAAACGTTATTTAATAAAGAAGTTCCTTTAGGAAAACATGCAATAGACTTAGGAATAATTATTTTTAATGTTGCTACTATTTTTTCAATTAAAAGAGCGGTATTAAATGGTGAACCTTTAACTGAAAGAATAGTAACTCTTTCTAATATTGATCTTTCGTTTCAAAAGAACATTTTAATTAAAATAGGTACTCCAATTGATTATGTATCTCAGGAATACAATATCGATATAAAGAGAAATCATTGTATTGTTGGAGGTCCGATCACTGGAGTAATAATTGATGATTTGAAATTTTCTGTTCTAAAAACTAGCAATAGTATTTTATATTCAAAATCAACTTTTAAAGATAATGTTGTTGAACGTCCATGTATTCGATGTACGGCATGTTCTGATGCGTGTCCGATTTCTTTGTTGCCAGAACAGTTATATTTTTATAGTAAGTCTTTTAATCATGACAAGTCAAAAAAATATCATATTAATGAATGTATTGAATGTGGAATATGTGAGCAAGTGTGTCCTAGTGATATTCCTCTTTTAACATATTTTAGAAAGGAAAAATTAAAATTAAGTGAAATGATTTTCAAGAAAAATATATCTAAGAAATTTAAAAAATTATTTATGTCTCGTCAAAAAAGGTTATATTCTTCAGGTTTAATGAACGAAAATATAATGTATTCTGGTCATATATTAAATGAAAGAAACAGAAAAAATACTATTAAATACAAACTGGTTGAAAAAACATCTTTAAAAAAGATGAAACGTGTAAGAAAAAAAATACTTGAAGCTTCTATTAATAGAGCTATGTTGAAAAAGCATTAA
- the ydiK gene encoding AI-2E family transporter YdiK: MQNKRESIDLPQTIFSLIFILIMIFSSLWIMRPFFLGFAWASMVVIATWSIFLKLQFLLWKSRACAVVAMIIILLLIFIIPIVCLVNSLIDNSSAIISWLSSDNLQFPDFNWLRDIPIVGDKLFFSYQKLLNEGGSELIAKMQPYMGKTTEFFVVQVGHFGRFVIHLILMLIFSSLLYWNGEKMRNIIRHFALRLGSRSGDAVVLLAGQAVRAVALGVVVTALVQGMLGGIGLAISGIPYSSLLMMLIIIFCLIQLGPLPILVPAIVWLYWNSDTTWGTVLLIWSFVVCVLDHILRPMLIRVGADFPTVLILSGIIGGLIAFGMIGLFIGPVVLVISYRLISSWMDEIPAPNSFSKESVKYFLLRSKTKKKN, encoded by the coding sequence ATGCAAAATAAGCGAGAAAGTATAGATTTACCTCAAACTATTTTTTCTCTAATATTTATTTTAATTATGATATTTTCTAGTCTGTGGATAATGCGTCCGTTTTTTTTAGGGTTTGCTTGGGCTAGTATGGTTGTAATAGCAACTTGGTCTATTTTTTTAAAATTACAATTTTTACTATGGAAGAGTAGAGCATGTGCTGTTGTAGCAATGATTATTATTTTATTACTAATTTTTATTATTCCTATTGTGTGTTTAGTAAATAGTTTAATTGATAATAGTTCTGCAATAATTAGTTGGTTAAGTTCAGATAATTTACAATTTCCGGATTTTAATTGGTTACGAGATATCCCTATTGTTGGTGATAAGTTGTTTTTTAGTTATCAAAAACTTTTAAATGAGGGTGGTTCTGAATTGATTGCTAAAATGCAACCATATATGGGAAAAACTACTGAGTTTTTTGTAGTTCAGGTAGGACATTTTGGAAGATTTGTTATACATTTAATTTTGATGTTAATTTTTAGTTCTTTGTTATATTGGAATGGCGAGAAAATGAGAAATATTATTAGACATTTCGCATTGCGTTTAGGATCTCGTTCTGGGGATGCAGTAGTACTTTTAGCAGGGCAAGCAGTTAGAGCAGTAGCATTAGGTGTGGTTGTCACTGCATTAGTACAAGGTATGTTAGGAGGAATAGGATTAGCAATTTCTGGGATTCCGTATTCTTCTTTATTAATGATGTTAATAATTATTTTTTGTTTAATTCAATTAGGACCATTACCTATTTTAGTACCAGCAATCGTATGGTTGTATTGGAATAGTGATACTACATGGGGAACGGTTTTACTTATTTGGAGTTTTGTAGTTTGTGTTTTAGATCATATATTACGTCCTATGTTAATACGTGTTGGTGCAGATTTTCCAACTGTACTAATATTATCTGGAATTATAGGGGGTTTAATTGCATTTGGGATGATTGGTTTATTTATTGGACCAGTAGTTTTAGTGATATCATATCGTCTAATATCGTCTTGGATGGATGAAATTCCAGCTCCTAATTCTTTTTCAAAAGAATCGGTAAAATATTTTTTGCTAAGAAGTAAAACTAAAAAAAAGAATTAA
- the nth gene encoding endonuclease III, producing MKNIQLNKILSIFSKINPDPKIELNFSSEFELLISVILSAQSTDRMVNKVTKKLYILANTPESILSLGLENFKFYIKELGLFNRKSIYIFKTCDILINKYQGKIPNTISDLLSLPGVGRKTANIILNYVFKKNTIAVDTHVLRVCNRIGFIKEKRVFFAEKKLLEIVPKKFKLYFHNWFVLHGRYVCKSKVPNCSECFISNFCQFNKKCM from the coding sequence TTGAAAAATATTCAATTAAATAAAATTTTGTCAATTTTTTCTAAAATTAATCCTGATCCAAAAATAGAATTAAACTTTTCTTCTGAATTTGAATTGTTAATTTCGGTAATTTTATCAGCACAATCTACTGATCGCATGGTAAATAAAGTTACTAAAAAGTTATATATATTAGCTAATACTCCTGAGTCTATTTTGTCACTTGGATTAGAAAATTTTAAATTCTATATTAAAGAATTAGGTTTATTTAATAGAAAATCTATTTATATTTTTAAAACTTGTGATATTTTAATAAATAAATATCAAGGTAAAATACCAAATACCATTTCTGATTTATTGTCTCTTCCTGGAGTAGGAAGAAAAACTGCTAATATTATTTTAAATTATGTTTTTAAAAAAAATACTATTGCAGTAGATACTCATGTACTTAGGGTATGTAATAGGATAGGTTTTATTAAAGAGAAAAGAGTTTTTTTTGCAGAAAAAAAATTGCTTGAAATAGTTCCAAAAAAGTTTAAATTGTATTTTCATAATTGGTTTGTTTTGCACGGTCGTTATGTATGTAAATCTAAAGTTCCAAATTGTTCTGAGTGTTTTATCAGTAATTTTTGTCAATTTAATAAAAAATGTATGTAA
- the rsxG gene encoding electron transport complex subunit RsxG, giving the protein MLNNNNSIIIKLFFISIFSVNSVILVYIFTKSKIIFQTNNYQKKVLDAVLPKKFSRNSKISCYLIHNKLLGDDKDHKFWTVKKNKNLIAVIFEAIAPDGYSGDIKIIVSLNLNNTILGVRVLEHHETPGLGDKIDIHISDWISKFSGITVLGQNDPHFLLRKYGGVIDQFTGATITPLSIINAIKRIVNLFKETTFKNLNFKHCEPYHE; this is encoded by the coding sequence ATGTTAAACAACAATAATTCTATTATAATAAAGTTATTTTTTATTTCTATTTTTTCGGTAAATAGTGTTATTTTAGTATATATATTTACTAAATCTAAAATAATTTTTCAAACAAACAATTATCAAAAAAAAGTTTTAGATGCTGTTCTTCCTAAAAAGTTTTCTAGAAATTCAAAAATTTCATGTTATTTAATACATAATAAGCTTTTAGGAGATGATAAAGATCATAAATTTTGGACAGTTAAAAAAAATAAAAATTTAATAGCAGTAATCTTTGAAGCTATTGCTCCGGATGGATATTCAGGAGATATTAAAATAATTGTGTCTTTAAATTTAAATAATACTATTTTAGGAGTACGTGTATTAGAACATCATGAAACTCCAGGATTAGGTGATAAAATTGACATTCATATTTCCGATTGGATTTCTAAATTTTCTGGTATAACTGTTTTGGGGCAAAATGATCCCCATTTCCTTTTAAGGAAATATGGCGGAGTGATTGATCAGTTTACAGGAGCAACTATTACTCCGTTGTCGATTATTAATGCTATTAAACGAATAGTTAATTTATTTAAAGAAACAACATTTAAAAATTTGAATTTTAAACATTGTGAACCTTATCATGAATAG
- a CDS encoding electron transport complex subunit E, translating into MNSFIKILSYGIWKNNSLLVQLLGLCPILAVTTSVINALGLGIVTTLVLVITNVIVSMLRFWIPKDIRIPIYIMIVSSIVSCCDMLIHAYSINLYRSLGVFIPLIITNCVICGRADSIAINNSVWISLLDGLFIGLGSTIVMFLVGSIREIFGNGTLFFGSEYLLGSWSKVLYIKVINIDHILLFFLYPSGAFMILGFVLAGKNFIDQMINSNLHNAYLNRSLLKEKSNNVEKYSIK; encoded by the coding sequence ATGAATAGTTTTATTAAAATTTTGAGTTATGGAATATGGAAAAATAATTCATTGCTAGTACAACTATTAGGATTATGTCCTATTTTAGCAGTAACTACAAGTGTTATTAATGCGCTAGGATTAGGAATTGTTACTACACTTGTTTTAGTTATTACAAATGTAATAGTATCTATGCTTCGATTTTGGATACCTAAGGATATACGAATTCCTATTTATATCATGATTGTGAGTTCTATTGTGAGTTGTTGTGATATGTTAATTCATGCATATTCAATAAATTTATATCGTTCTTTAGGTGTGTTTATCCCTTTAATTATAACTAATTGCGTCATATGTGGACGAGCTGATTCTATAGCTATTAATAATTCTGTATGGATTTCATTGTTAGATGGATTGTTTATAGGTTTAGGATCTACTATAGTGATGTTTTTAGTAGGTTCTATTAGAGAAATTTTTGGAAATGGAACACTATTTTTCGGTTCGGAATATTTATTAGGATCATGGTCTAAGGTTCTTTATATAAAAGTTATTAATATTGATCACATTTTGTTATTTTTTTTATATCCATCTGGGGCTTTCATGATTTTAGGATTTGTTTTAGCTGGGAAAAACTTTATAGATCAAATGATTAATTCTAATTTACATAATGCATATTTAAATCGATCTTTATTAAAAGAGAAAAGTAATAACGTTGAAAAATATTCAATTAAATAA